One Archangium violaceum genomic window, CCTGCGCGAGCGCCTCACCGGCCCGCTCCACGCGGTGGGCTTCTCGCTCGGAGCCAACGTGCTGCTGCGACTGATGGAGGAGACGGGAGACCGCTCGCCCGTGGACGTCGCCGCCGCCGTGAGCGCCCCCTATGACCTGGGCGCCTGCGCGGACGCGCTCGACGGGCCCGGCCCCTTCCAGCGCCTCTACCGCGAGCGCTTCCTGCGCACCCTCAAGCACAAGGCGCGCGAGAAACTCCGCCGCTTCCCCGGTGCCTTCGACGGCTCCGCCATGGAGCGAGCGCGCACCATCCGCGGCTTCGATGACGCCGTCACCGCCCCGCTCCACGGCTTCCGCGACGCCGCCCACTACTACGCGGAGTCCTCCTCGGGTCCACGCCTCCACGCCATCCGCCGCCCCACCCTGATGCTGAGCGCCAAGGACGACCCGATGATTCCCGACTCCACCCACCCTCGGGACGTGTCCGCCAACCCCCACCTGCACCTCGTCGTCACCGAGCGGGGGGGCCACGTCGGCTTCGTCGCGGGCAGCGCCTTCTCCCCGTCCTTCTGGGGCGAGGCCCAGGTGCTGGCCTTCTTCTCCGCCCGCAATGCGAATGCCCGGCCGGTGTGACCCGGCCGGGCTCCACACAGGGCGCCCCATCGCCCTTCCCCTTCCCCCACCTCCCTCGCGACGGGTGGCCCATCCGTCCCCAACCCCATCACCGCCACCCCGTCGCGAGGCCCCCTCGGTACTGCCCTCCCCACCCCCTCCAACCCCGTCCAGCAGCACCGCCCCGTCCTGCGCACGGATGCATCAGCACATGCCGTGCCGAAGCCCCGGCACGCACCGGCTCCTCGTGATTCCAAGGAGTTGAGGAACCTCTCCGACCTTGGGGCGGAGCAATGCAGACCGAGGCCGGAAAAAACTCCCGGCGCGCTCGCGGAACATGGAAAAGCGCATCGGGTAGGTGGGAAAAAGCTTTCCTACTCGCGCGACAACCCCGCCCCTGCCTGGTCTCGACCCGCCGGGTGGACGGGCAAGCAGACGGGCCCGGTGAGGCTCAGGCCTCGCCCGTCGGAGGACGCAGCACTCGCAACAGGTGCTGGGCGAGCAGGTCTCGCGTGGCTCGCTGCAGCTCGCTGAGGAGCAGATGGAGACCCT contains:
- a CDS encoding hydrolase; protein product: MPFQPTEPFAPARGLASPHAQTIYASLVRPTHAPTLKRERWELPDGDFVDLDSFDGSPGAPHVVTLHGLEGSSRAGYVTAILRGAAEQGWGATAINFRSCSGEPNRLARSYHSGDIADALSVMTHLRERLTGPLHAVGFSLGANVLLRLMEETGDRSPVDVAAAVSAPYDLGACADALDGPGPFQRLYRERFLRTLKHKAREKLRRFPGAFDGSAMERARTIRGFDDAVTAPLHGFRDAAHYYAESSSGPRLHAIRRPTLMLSAKDDPMIPDSTHPRDVSANPHLHLVVTERGGHVGFVAGSAFSPSFWGEAQVLAFFSARNANARPV